One window of Paludibacter propionicigenes WB4 genomic DNA carries:
- a CDS encoding SusD/RagB family nutrient-binding outer membrane lipoprotein, which translates to MKYLSKKIALLVLITLAFSSCTNFDELNTDPTRLNQSNPGTLLNPVLYEMASYNWSRYNDYTFPLMQGTVSTSSISGVGWYNIQDAAGDGSWSTYYKWLTNIKEMEKQAIKLNEPNYRAIGMTLRSWIFQLLTDGFGDIPMTEACRGGEGILTPKFDNQLDVYKQIINDLDSANMIFDTANGLKYNADGELLYGTNTTLTSGVSTGIVKWKRFCNSLRMRALLRTLNVSDLNSKNKLSEMLTNPTKYPVFESNTDAALLPLSGVNPQLAPMTRPQDFTAYIYLSEFFVENLKTWNDPRLALFATQATNGTVKSYIGLPSGYAVTPSINASQPKQALAIAPMKITLMSYAELELIKAEYDQRFGTATDAGNHYKKGVTASIEQWGGVVPATYFSNAAVAYNGTLEQLMTQKYYALFFCDYQAWYEYNRTGLPKVPRGVGVSVGKDIPKRFKYPMAIQRTNMKNYQLAKANMGGDEFSIKLIWQ; encoded by the coding sequence ATGAAATATCTTAGTAAAAAAATAGCTTTACTCGTTCTCATAACGTTAGCTTTCAGCTCTTGCACCAATTTCGATGAGCTGAATACCGACCCAACCCGGCTAAATCAATCCAATCCGGGCACTTTATTAAACCCTGTTCTCTACGAAATGGCTTCTTATAACTGGAGCAGATATAACGACTACACTTTTCCACTGATGCAAGGCACTGTATCAACGTCGAGTATTAGCGGTGTGGGTTGGTACAACATACAAGATGCTGCAGGTGATGGGAGTTGGTCTACTTACTATAAATGGCTAACCAATATCAAAGAAATGGAGAAACAGGCAATCAAGCTTAATGAACCAAATTACCGCGCCATAGGAATGACTCTCAGAAGCTGGATATTCCAGCTATTAACTGATGGATTTGGAGATATTCCTATGACAGAGGCTTGTCGGGGCGGAGAAGGTATCTTGACTCCAAAGTTTGACAATCAGTTGGACGTTTACAAACAAATCATCAACGATTTAGATTCTGCCAATATGATTTTCGATACTGCTAACGGTTTAAAATACAATGCAGATGGAGAGTTATTATACGGAACTAACACTACGCTGACTTCAGGAGTTTCAACCGGAATTGTGAAATGGAAACGATTTTGCAACTCTTTAAGAATGCGCGCTTTGCTTCGTACATTAAATGTATCAGATCTTAACTCGAAAAACAAACTGTCTGAAATGCTTACCAACCCGACAAAGTATCCTGTATTTGAGTCAAACACTGACGCTGCACTTCTTCCTCTATCGGGAGTAAATCCTCAGTTGGCTCCAATGACTCGTCCGCAAGATTTTACGGCTTATATCTACTTGTCAGAATTTTTTGTTGAGAATCTGAAAACATGGAACGATCCGCGATTAGCACTATTTGCAACTCAGGCAACTAATGGTACTGTAAAATCGTATATTGGTCTGCCAAGCGGATACGCAGTTACTCCATCAATCAATGCCTCTCAGCCAAAACAAGCTTTAGCAATAGCTCCCATGAAGATAACATTGATGTCGTATGCAGAACTTGAATTAATAAAAGCAGAATACGACCAACGTTTCGGGACCGCGACTGATGCCGGTAATCATTATAAGAAAGGAGTGACAGCCTCTATCGAACAATGGGGAGGAGTTGTACCTGCAACTTATTTCTCGAACGCAGCAGTAGCTTATAATGGCACGCTGGAACAATTAATGACTCAGAAATATTATGCATTATTCTTTTGCGATTATCAGGCATGGTATGAGTATAACCGTACCGGGCTACCCAAAGTACCACGGGGTGTGGGCGTTTCTGTAGGAAAAGACATCCCAAAACGGTTTAAATATCCGATGGCTATACAACGGACAAACATGAAAAATTATCAACTTGCAAAAGCAAATATGGGAGGCGATGAATTCTCAATAAAACTTATTTGGCAATAA
- a CDS encoding TonB-dependent receptor translates to MSDSIYSIDEVLVTSKQQRREVMKIDVPLKYVPVSISSISRKTFEQRGIDNVNDALKNVTGVKPVVTYGGFQTFYMRGFGSPVLMVDGQRDERMNYSSSAPVPDLTSVESLELLKGPASVMYGHSAVGGILNIVRKAPTEAFHANASISYGSWNSKRATFGSGGSLSEKLSYRLDIGTSDRDGWRDNHDKRFSSYLALAYKLSSKDKLELRSGYVNDLYGTEAGIPTVLYDVKNIAGSVVSPKSTIPSTISREQRFNDPSDFLKNKNYNGLLKYNHIFSDNLSMSNIFSVNKDDINYFSTETLTYLTSTKPIYSTYYEQGGVKTYICLDSIQRSSPLRFSHMTTTYQNQLETNWTPVIAGLKHTILGGWSVMYLDRTTYTGYNTGDVVGPGYLATVTSVNPVLNQGAIITRFSKANPRRDMTNGFYFQDLIELSNKLKVLLAGRLDLFKFQAAGSANTIDGQRDYLRNNLNWSSSQNTSFTYKVGAVYLPTENFSLYSSLGTFFKPYRDIYNSTYIYVNKEGTVFTPVNGEEIFKPESGYQAEGGFGYDYKKYIRVTASAFYIHKENIRENVATVKVDENGTQVTKRVYAQIGVVNSKGFDIEAQINPIQSLTLGGGYTFTDAEYGDFKSNPYVQGDTRKGNLQVYSPKHLLFASANYLFMDGPLKNFSVGGACNSSSKSYTNATNTIFLPSYFVADAHVSYSFKTGLRLGIVLKNIADKTYYEWALNNSQFIPSEGRSCLATLSYSL, encoded by the coding sequence ATGTCCGACTCGATTTATTCTATCGATGAAGTGCTCGTCACGAGTAAACAACAACGACGGGAAGTAATGAAAATTGACGTACCACTCAAGTATGTCCCTGTATCTATCAGTAGTATTTCGAGAAAAACTTTTGAACAACGCGGCATCGACAATGTAAACGATGCGCTAAAAAATGTAACTGGCGTAAAACCTGTAGTAACCTATGGCGGTTTTCAAACGTTTTACATGCGGGGCTTTGGTTCTCCGGTACTGATGGTTGACGGACAGCGCGATGAGCGGATGAATTATTCGAGTAGCGCTCCGGTGCCGGACCTGACATCGGTAGAAAGTCTCGAACTCCTCAAAGGTCCGGCATCTGTGATGTATGGTCATTCGGCAGTGGGCGGCATTCTGAATATTGTGCGAAAAGCGCCTACCGAAGCATTTCACGCCAATGCCTCTATATCATACGGGAGTTGGAACAGCAAGCGGGCTACATTTGGTTCGGGTGGTAGTCTGAGCGAAAAGCTTTCGTACCGACTGGATATTGGAACCTCCGACAGGGATGGTTGGAGAGATAACCACGATAAACGGTTTTCGTCCTACCTAGCATTAGCTTACAAGCTTAGTTCCAAAGATAAATTGGAACTGAGATCGGGCTATGTAAATGATCTTTACGGTACTGAAGCCGGAATTCCTACCGTGCTCTATGATGTGAAAAATATTGCCGGGAGTGTGGTTTCTCCCAAAAGCACAATTCCTTCGACTATCAGTCGGGAGCAGCGGTTCAATGATCCGTCCGACTTTTTAAAGAATAAAAATTATAATGGTTTGCTGAAATACAACCATATCTTTTCGGATAACTTATCCATGTCTAATATCTTTTCGGTAAACAAAGATGATATCAATTACTTTTCTACAGAAACACTGACCTATCTCACGTCAACAAAACCTATTTATTCTACTTATTATGAACAGGGAGGAGTTAAAACCTATATCTGTCTGGATAGTATTCAACGCTCATCGCCCCTGCGCTTCTCGCATATGACAACAACTTACCAAAACCAGTTGGAAACAAACTGGACTCCTGTTATTGCCGGGCTAAAGCATACGATACTAGGAGGGTGGTCTGTGATGTATCTGGATAGAACAACTTATACCGGATATAATACCGGGGATGTCGTAGGACCGGGTTATTTGGCAACAGTGACTTCGGTAAATCCTGTATTGAATCAGGGAGCCATCATTACCCGCTTCTCAAAAGCAAATCCTCGACGCGACATGACCAATGGTTTTTATTTCCAGGATTTGATTGAGCTGAGCAACAAATTAAAAGTATTACTGGCCGGTCGTCTTGATCTGTTCAAATTTCAGGCTGCCGGTTCGGCGAACACCATCGACGGTCAACGAGATTACCTGCGCAACAATCTGAATTGGAGTTCCTCACAGAATACCTCTTTCACCTACAAGGTTGGTGCAGTTTATCTGCCTACTGAGAACTTTTCTTTGTACAGTTCTTTGGGTACGTTCTTTAAACCTTACCGCGATATTTATAACTCTACTTATATTTATGTGAATAAAGAAGGGACGGTTTTTACTCCTGTCAACGGTGAAGAAATTTTTAAACCAGAATCAGGTTATCAAGCAGAAGGAGGCTTCGGATACGATTATAAGAAATACATTCGTGTTACTGCCAGCGCATTCTACATCCACAAAGAAAATATTCGAGAGAATGTCGCTACAGTAAAAGTGGACGAAAACGGAACACAGGTAACCAAAAGAGTATACGCTCAAATAGGAGTAGTTAACTCTAAGGGGTTTGATATTGAAGCGCAGATTAATCCTATCCAATCGCTTACCTTGGGTGGAGGCTATACGTTTACAGATGCCGAATACGGCGATTTTAAATCGAACCCTTATGTGCAGGGAGATACCCGCAAAGGAAACCTACAAGTTTATTCTCCAAAACATCTTTTATTCGCGTCGGCTAATTATCTGTTTATGGATGGACCATTGAAGAACTTTAGCGTTGGAGGTGCATGCAATTCTTCCAGCAAATCGTACACCAATGCTACTAACACGATCTTTCTGCCTTCCTATTTTGTGGCTGATGCTCATGTGAGTTACAGCTTTAAAACAGGATTGAGACTGGGCATTGTGCTTAAAAATATAGCCGATAAAACTTACTATGAATGGGCATTAAACAATAGTCAGTTTATTCCATCGGAAGGGCGAAGCTGTCTGGCCACACTCAGCTATTCACTCTAA
- a CDS encoding calcineurin-like phosphoesterase C-terminal domain-containing protein: MNKRTLSIIYGLIILFNLSLLNCQASTNNIDNTSDKTQISDKAGMTVKGLIVDNNNKPVEGVVVNDGKNFTTSDQNGIYYLPSELSRNKYVSISIPSDFDIEKNVANSYFTKLSDKEAVNRRDFKLNKRIKKTDKFVYIAISDPQVKTSSDVSRLESETMTDLKSTIKQNAGKEIYAMTLGDNVFDKMNLFPLYKTMLSSLKVPVFSTIGNHDFDLKYNDLHNTENPTNNYAEEIYESFFGPVDYSFNLGNVHIISMKNIDYFAGKKYTEQFTPDQLEWLKKDLGYVKPGTVIFLNLHAPTANKTSKGSGNTRNAAALFEILKGYQVHIFAGHTHFYENEEPAPGIYEHNIGAACGAWWAGGVNRCGAPNGYLIVDVNGKEIKWHYKSTGKDINYQFRVYKPAEFATQANYVVANVWDWDSSYQIKYYEDGVSKGSMEQFEDEDQDFITMKNGTGTGYHTLHLFRFQPKPETKTAKIEVTNRFGEIYTQSISLK; the protein is encoded by the coding sequence ATGAACAAGCGTACACTTTCCATTATATATGGATTAATTATCCTGTTTAATCTTTCGTTGTTAAATTGTCAGGCAAGCACCAACAATATTGACAACACCTCCGATAAAACCCAAATCAGCGACAAAGCCGGAATGACTGTAAAAGGCTTAATTGTGGACAATAACAATAAGCCAGTAGAAGGTGTGGTAGTAAACGATGGCAAAAATTTCACCACCAGCGACCAAAACGGTATTTATTATCTACCATCCGAACTTTCGCGAAACAAATACGTAAGCATCTCAATACCTTCTGATTTTGATATTGAGAAGAACGTGGCAAACAGTTATTTTACAAAACTCTCGGATAAAGAAGCCGTAAACCGACGAGATTTCAAACTAAACAAACGTATAAAAAAAACTGACAAGTTTGTTTACATAGCAATCTCCGATCCACAAGTTAAAACAAGCAGCGATGTTAGCAGATTAGAGAGTGAAACAATGACTGACCTGAAATCGACAATAAAACAAAATGCAGGAAAAGAGATTTATGCAATGACTTTAGGGGATAATGTTTTTGATAAGATGAATCTGTTTCCACTGTACAAAACTATGCTTTCTTCACTGAAAGTTCCTGTCTTTTCCACCATCGGAAACCATGATTTCGACCTGAAATATAACGATTTGCACAACACAGAAAATCCGACAAACAATTACGCTGAAGAAATCTACGAATCTTTTTTTGGCCCTGTAGATTATTCATTCAATCTGGGTAATGTACATATAATCAGTATGAAAAACATTGATTATTTTGCAGGAAAGAAATACACCGAGCAATTTACACCCGATCAACTTGAATGGCTAAAAAAAGACCTCGGATACGTAAAACCCGGCACCGTTATTTTTCTGAATCTGCATGCTCCCACTGCCAATAAAACATCGAAAGGCTCTGGCAATACCCGAAATGCAGCAGCACTTTTTGAGATTCTAAAAGGCTATCAGGTACATATCTTTGCAGGTCATACTCATTTCTACGAGAACGAAGAGCCTGCACCGGGTATATATGAACATAATATCGGAGCTGCCTGTGGAGCATGGTGGGCAGGCGGCGTAAATCGTTGCGGGGCTCCGAACGGCTACCTGATTGTTGACGTAAACGGCAAAGAGATCAAATGGCATTACAAATCAACCGGTAAAGACATAAACTACCAGTTCCGTGTATATAAACCGGCCGAATTTGCCACGCAAGCAAATTATGTAGTTGCAAATGTATGGGACTGGGACAGCAGTTACCAGATAAAATACTATGAGGATGGTGTTAGCAAAGGTTCAATGGAACAATTCGAAGATGAAGATCAGGATTTCATAACCATGAAAAATGGCACGGGAACAGGATATCACACCCTGCATCTTTTCAGATTTCAACCCAAACCTGAAACAAAAACAGCAAAAATAGAAGTAACCAATCGCTTTGGTGAAATCTACACACAATCAATCAGTTTAAAATAA
- a CDS encoding threonine/serine ThrE exporter family protein: protein MINNETSLRWAKFVAEYAAYLMGCGIHTSRVIRNTKRIGEALGFDVKISVFQKSIILTILDNESQHTFSEVIEIPVLPISFKNNAELSALSWEAIDKHLNFEQIKEKYQQIISAPRMNSLLLLLLVGLANASFCRLFKGDWLSMLIVFIATIAGFFVRTELQKRHVNHFIIFIVSAFVASLLSSTTLYFNTTSDIALATSVLYLIPGVPLINGVIDIVEGHTLTGISRLANALLLIACLAIGLSFTLILFKGGLI, encoded by the coding sequence ATGATAAATAACGAAACATCATTGCGTTGGGCAAAATTTGTAGCAGAGTATGCGGCATACCTTATGGGATGCGGTATTCACACGTCAAGAGTCATACGTAATACCAAACGTATCGGAGAGGCATTGGGCTTCGATGTAAAAATCAGTGTGTTTCAGAAAAGTATCATTCTCACAATTCTGGATAACGAATCTCAGCACACTTTTAGTGAGGTTATAGAAATTCCCGTACTGCCCATTAGTTTCAAAAACAACGCGGAGCTAAGCGCATTAAGTTGGGAAGCTATAGACAAGCATCTGAATTTTGAGCAGATTAAGGAAAAATACCAGCAAATAATATCAGCTCCGAGAATGAATTCTTTGCTGCTATTGTTGCTAGTTGGGTTGGCAAATGCATCTTTTTGTAGATTATTTAAGGGCGATTGGCTATCTATGCTTATTGTGTTTATCGCCACTATCGCCGGTTTCTTTGTCAGAACCGAACTACAAAAGCGACATGTTAATCATTTTATTATCTTCATCGTATCAGCATTCGTTGCTTCTCTGCTATCATCAACTACGCTATACTTCAACACAACTTCTGATATTGCTTTGGCAACCAGCGTATTGTATTTAATCCCGGGAGTTCCACTCATCAATGGAGTAATTGATATTGTAGAAGGACATACGCTTACCGGAATAAGCCGACTAGCCAACGCGTTACTACTGATAGCATGTCTTGCTATCGGGCTTTCATTCACATTGATTTTATTTAAAGGAGGTCTAATATGA
- a CDS encoding SusC/RagA family TonB-linked outer membrane protein — translation MTDLKKLFKAKKFVLLLSFVAFQVIGYAQSTIKGKVTDSKGDPLIGATIVVKNSAEGAASNAQGEFSFQTSKTLKHGSILTFSYIGYKSQEVKFNDTYLNVSLSDNSTELDNVVVTALGIKREEKGLGYSTRSVGGDEIANTNQSNWSSALNGKVAGLSVMSPGGPLSSTRVSLRGDVSLNVGGNNALIIVDGVPMSSPQSNPGVAYGAGSAAELSVDYGNGFSDINPNDIENIQVLKGASATALYGTRAANGVIMVTTKSGSNANKGLGVTFTSNISTEDAAHFPDYQYEFGQGLPSNIGKVGTEYAGKLYYSYGAAPDGNSSTSGTSSAYGAAFNPDQLYYQFDPITQTRSTTATPWIPYKDNRSGLFQTGYTLTNSVAITGKGDKGSMRVSLTHTKNEWILPNTGFQRFVASVSAQQQVSRRLKVALKTSQTYRTTDNVPALGYNSNSISYFLIFQNPNVDLSWLRPMWRTGLEKSKQLQPYSSFIGNPYVTLYENENPSKKYSSASSLTANLELSNRFEFQVRSAIQLTNDIQEQHRTVSDVVYGNGYFKKQNVFDYELNTDALLTFHDSYSNGLTVNTSVGGNVMYRYYDALSSAVIGLITPGIYMLANGASNAVVSTNIRKKAINSLYFTANFAYQNKLFLDVTGRNDWSSTLPAQNRSFFYPSVTTSILVNELVELPSAISLLKLRASWAQVGNDTDPYKTSSYYNTGNFPGSVTVASTLFNQNFKPEISTNYETGIDFRMFKNRLAIDLAYYSNKTKNQILDAPLDPTTGYSRATINSGTVRNQGIEVELTAIPVKTKDFVWKANLNWSKNYNKILSLAEGSDENQLISNIGSASLIGTVGGTTADLWGYKLVRNPNGDVVIGADGLPLRGSEIEYVGSAYPSWKAGMSNEFTYKGFRFSFQIDGQLGGLIYSQSFHKMTEQGKLAYTLNGRTPGSQYYIAGDDPRITGNPALTQSGGIYMVAPGVVKNTDGSYSPNSKLITVESYYKEYNRIANVETNSFDGSYLKLREVRFDYSLPAKIIKKTPLTAASIGVYGRNLLCITDYPLFDPETVALNGSSIVPGIETGSLPSTRTLGVNLSVSF, via the coding sequence ATGACTGATTTAAAAAAATTATTTAAGGCAAAAAAGTTTGTATTGTTACTTTCGTTCGTCGCATTTCAGGTTATTGGATATGCGCAATCTACTATTAAGGGCAAGGTTACCGATAGTAAAGGGGATCCTTTAATAGGAGCCACTATAGTAGTCAAAAACTCTGCCGAAGGTGCTGCCAGCAATGCACAGGGAGAGTTTTCATTCCAAACGAGCAAAACTCTAAAGCACGGATCTATTCTTACATTCAGCTATATTGGGTACAAAAGTCAAGAGGTGAAATTCAATGACACTTACCTCAACGTATCCTTGTCCGATAACTCAACAGAACTGGATAATGTAGTAGTTACAGCTTTAGGTATAAAACGTGAAGAAAAAGGATTAGGATATTCTACCCGCAGCGTTGGGGGAGATGAAATTGCAAATACAAATCAAAGCAACTGGTCGTCAGCACTTAATGGAAAGGTAGCCGGGTTGTCAGTAATGTCTCCCGGAGGTCCGCTTTCATCCACCAGGGTTTCATTGCGAGGTGATGTATCCTTAAATGTTGGTGGAAATAATGCGCTAATTATTGTAGATGGCGTGCCTATGAGCAGCCCACAAAGTAACCCCGGAGTAGCTTATGGTGCAGGAAGTGCAGCAGAACTATCCGTTGATTATGGAAATGGCTTCTCGGATATAAATCCTAACGATATAGAGAATATCCAAGTACTAAAAGGAGCTAGCGCTACAGCTTTATACGGTACGCGTGCAGCCAACGGGGTAATTATGGTTACAACCAAATCCGGCAGCAATGCAAATAAAGGATTGGGAGTAACATTTACGTCCAATATAAGCACAGAAGATGCTGCTCATTTCCCAGATTATCAGTACGAATTTGGACAAGGACTTCCAAGTAACATAGGCAAAGTAGGAACCGAATATGCAGGAAAATTATACTATTCTTATGGAGCGGCCCCTGACGGAAACTCATCTACCAGTGGCACCAGTAGTGCTTATGGAGCAGCCTTCAATCCTGATCAATTATATTATCAATTTGATCCTATTACTCAAACAAGATCTACTACTGCAACTCCCTGGATACCTTACAAAGACAATCGGAGCGGCTTATTTCAGACAGGATACACGCTTACAAATTCTGTTGCAATAACGGGCAAAGGAGATAAAGGATCGATGCGTGTATCCCTTACTCATACAAAAAATGAATGGATATTACCAAACACCGGATTTCAACGTTTTGTAGCCAGTGTTTCGGCACAACAACAAGTTTCAAGGCGGTTAAAGGTCGCATTAAAAACTTCGCAAACTTACCGAACAACGGATAATGTTCCTGCCCTGGGTTATAATAGTAATTCCATTTCGTACTTTTTGATTTTCCAAAATCCCAATGTAGACTTAAGCTGGCTACGCCCAATGTGGAGAACAGGTTTAGAGAAATCAAAACAGCTACAACCTTATAGTTCATTCATCGGTAATCCCTATGTTACATTATACGAAAACGAAAATCCATCAAAGAAATACAGTAGCGCTTCTTCGCTTACAGCCAATCTGGAATTGTCCAACAGATTTGAATTTCAGGTTCGTTCTGCAATTCAGTTGACTAATGATATCCAAGAGCAACACAGAACAGTGAGTGATGTAGTATATGGAAACGGTTACTTTAAAAAGCAAAATGTATTTGACTATGAATTAAATACAGATGCTTTACTAACGTTCCATGATTCGTACAGCAATGGTCTTACGGTAAATACTTCTGTGGGAGGAAATGTAATGTATAGATACTACGATGCACTTTCGTCAGCTGTTATCGGATTGATAACTCCGGGCATATATATGCTGGCTAACGGGGCATCAAATGCTGTGGTATCAACTAACATCAGAAAAAAAGCCATTAACAGCTTATACTTCACCGCCAATTTTGCATATCAAAACAAATTATTTCTGGATGTAACAGGCCGAAATGATTGGTCATCTACACTGCCGGCTCAAAACAGATCCTTCTTTTACCCATCGGTTACAACCAGCATACTTGTAAATGAACTAGTCGAGTTACCCTCAGCAATTAGCCTTTTAAAACTAAGAGCTTCATGGGCGCAAGTTGGTAACGATACTGATCCTTATAAAACTTCAAGTTATTATAACACCGGCAATTTTCCGGGCTCCGTAACAGTAGCTTCAACATTATTCAATCAAAACTTTAAACCGGAGATATCAACCAATTACGAAACCGGAATAGATTTCAGAATGTTTAAAAATCGTTTAGCTATAGATTTGGCGTATTATAGCAATAAAACCAAGAACCAGATTTTAGATGCTCCGTTAGATCCGACGACTGGCTATTCCCGGGCTACAATTAATTCCGGAACAGTTCGAAATCAGGGCATTGAGGTTGAATTAACTGCAATCCCGGTGAAAACAAAAGATTTCGTTTGGAAAGCAAACCTGAATTGGTCAAAAAACTACAACAAAATTCTTTCGTTAGCAGAAGGATCTGACGAAAATCAACTAATCTCCAATATTGGTAGCGCTTCTCTGATAGGAACCGTTGGAGGAACCACTGCTGATTTGTGGGGATATAAACTGGTTCGGAATCCAAATGGAGATGTAGTTATCGGAGCAGATGGTCTACCATTGCGTGGAAGCGAAATAGAATACGTAGGTTCCGCCTATCCATCGTGGAAAGCAGGAATGTCCAACGAATTTACATACAAAGGATTTAGATTCAGTTTCCAAATAGACGGACAACTTGGTGGGTTGATTTATTCACAGTCTTTCCACAAAATGACAGAACAAGGAAAACTAGCCTATACTCTGAACGGACGTACACCAGGCTCTCAGTATTATATAGCAGGCGACGATCCGCGCATTACAGGGAACCCAGCATTAACTCAATCAGGAGGCATTTATATGGTAGCTCCGGGCGTTGTAAAAAATACCGATGGTTCATACAGTCCAAATAGTAAGCTTATTACAGTTGAATCATATTATAAAGAGTATAACCGCATAGCAAACGTTGAAACAAACTCTTTCGATGGTTCATACCTGAAACTTCGTGAAGTCAGATTTGATTATTCGTTGCCGGCTAAAATTATCAAGAAAACTCCTCTGACTGCAGCTTCTATTGGCGTTTATGGACGAAACCTGCTATGTATAACCGATTATCCTTTATTCGATCCTGAAACAGTAGCATTAAATGGAAGTTCAATAGTTCCGGGTATTGAAACCGGCTCATTACCCTCTACCCGAACACTGGGAGTAAACCTGAGTGTGAGTTTCTAA
- a CDS encoding PepSY-associated TM helix domain-containing protein, translating into MKIFFIKLHRYLGLALSFVFVIWFISGFVMMFSSFPKPLKAEYARLNSPIHPTIILNNTDSIRSLVLHTRLDETLLSVTKQNGEQTTYSYPDEHAVTTYSETSCRKLAVMRAKASVGEMESISDYDRWIPWEKYKDYFPIYKYRMNDGKKTVLYVSSVTGEIVQETNRTTRLWAYVGAMPHWGYIKQLRLHADCWKNTIIIISALGAIMCMVGLWLGISYSRKAWKRKKTISSITPYKHFWFRWHHILGLLFGLVTFTYVFSGMMSLCEVPQFIAKSPDENAVRSDAQALPLTRFTRNLNEVLKHYPQTNRVEWNMIGKEPYYKISDKEGHITMIHADSNRTEYHPVFSKKEIQNIYNKQIGRHPFSLTLQKAYDNYYIPSQKRQCPLPVYCLTIDDEFKTTLYIHPKNSELLADYNNNTRIRRWIYNFFHSFNTLWLIDHPFWRRLLEICLLSGGLLLSITAMTLTSKRIKRVKLNTK; encoded by the coding sequence ATGAAAATCTTTTTTATAAAACTCCATCGCTACCTTGGGCTGGCGCTTAGTTTTGTATTTGTAATATGGTTCATCTCGGGTTTTGTGATGATGTTCTCGTCCTTCCCCAAACCGTTGAAAGCCGAGTACGCCAGACTAAACAGCCCGATACATCCAACCATCATTTTAAACAATACAGACAGTATCAGGTCTCTTGTTTTGCATACACGACTGGATGAAACCCTACTTAGCGTAACTAAACAAAATGGAGAGCAAACAACTTACAGTTATCCCGATGAACATGCTGTTACCACTTATTCAGAAACCAGCTGTAGGAAATTGGCTGTGATGCGTGCTAAAGCCTCTGTCGGAGAAATGGAATCTATCTCAGATTATGACAGATGGATTCCGTGGGAGAAGTATAAAGACTACTTTCCCATTTATAAATACCGGATGAACGATGGAAAGAAAACGGTACTATATGTGTCGTCGGTCACCGGAGAGATTGTACAGGAAACTAACCGTACAACCCGACTCTGGGCTTACGTTGGAGCTATGCCCCATTGGGGATATATAAAGCAATTGCGACTTCATGCTGATTGTTGGAAAAATACCATTATCATTATCTCTGCACTGGGTGCAATTATGTGTATGGTCGGATTATGGCTGGGCATTAGCTACTCCCGAAAGGCATGGAAGCGCAAGAAAACGATAAGTTCCATTACACCCTACAAACATTTCTGGTTTCGGTGGCATCACATACTCGGCTTGCTGTTCGGACTGGTTACGTTTACATACGTTTTTAGCGGTATGATGTCCCTTTGCGAAGTTCCGCAATTTATAGCAAAGAGTCCCGACGAAAATGCTGTACGGTCGGATGCTCAGGCTCTGCCGTTAACCCGTTTTACCCGCAACCTAAACGAAGTCTTGAAACATTATCCACAAACCAACCGTGTGGAATGGAATATGATTGGAAAAGAACCCTACTACAAAATCAGCGACAAGGAAGGACATATAACTATGATACATGCCGACAGCAACCGGACAGAGTATCATCCTGTGTTTAGCAAAAAAGAAATACAAAACATCTACAATAAGCAAATCGGTCGGCATCCATTCTCGCTCACACTTCAGAAAGCATACGACAATTATTATATTCCATCACAAAAGCGGCAATGCCCTCTCCCTGTTTATTGCCTGACAATCGATGATGAATTTAAAACAACGCTTTACATCCATCCGAAAAACTCCGAACTACTGGCTGACTATAATAACAATACACGCATTCGTCGTTGGATCTACAATTTTTTCCATTCCTTTAATACGCTTTGGTTAATTGATCATCCTTTTTGGCGAAGACTGCTGGAGATCTGCTTACTTAGTGGAGGGTTACTGCTTTCAATTACAGCAATGACTCTTACAAGCAAGCGAATCAAGAGAGTCAAACTAAATACAAAATAA